Below is a genomic region from Campylobacterota bacterium.
ATGTATCCACTATTTCTTCGCGAACATCGTTAAGCTGTTTTTCGTAAGCTTTCTTTCTGCCCACAAGCTGCACAATTTCAAACCCTTCAGGAGTACGGATTAGCTCGGAGACTTCATTGTCACGAAGCTTAAACGCTAGCGCCTCCATTGCTTGTGAATAGGTATTACGAGAGAAGTACTCTGTTAAGCCACCATTGGCTGCAGTCTTTTTGTCATCAGAATGTTTTTTTGCCAGCTCTGCAAAGCGCTCTGGACTTTCAATAAGAAGTTTTTGCAAATTCTTTGCTTTGTACGATAAATCATCCCGCTGCTTAGAAGTGTGCCCTTCAGGCAACGCAAGCAAAATGCGGCGAAGCTGGATTTGAGGCGCAACTCTGAATAGGCTTGATTTGTTCCGTTCATAAAATCTGTTTACAGCTAAATCGTCGATCTCAATTTGTTTTTTAAACTCATCAATTGACAGAACCCAATAACGACCAGATCGTTTTTCTGGAACTCTATATTTATCCGTATGTTTAGAAAAGTAAGCCTCTAAATCTTGATCTGATACCTTTTCTTCTTCCGCCTTCTTGTCAAAAAATGATTGCGGACAAACCATAATCTCAAAGCTTTTTTTACCATAGTCCGCTTGCAAAAAGTCATTCACTACATTATTGGGCACATACGCCATATTGTAAACAAGCTGCTGAACAAGGTTACGAGAAAACTCTCTCTCCTTCTCTTTCTCGAAGGCTGCTGGAGTTATTGACATGCGCTGCAAATAACGCTCGTAAGCATCTACATCAAATTTTGAATCTTGATCAACAAGCTCGGGTAATGACTTGACCAACTCCTGTTTAAACCACTCACCATCTACGCGCACCGCAAGATCTTCTGCAATGCTATCTAGCAACTGGTCTTTGACAGCACTGTTAAGCGCAAATTCGGCTGGATTTGAAACACCCAACACAGATTTAATAAACATATCCTCAGAGAGTCCATACATTTTTGCATATGGTTTGAGCGTGTTAATGCGCTCCTGAAGCTGAGCTAGAGAGCGATAGTACTCTTTAAGGTGTATTGATCTACCATTAACGCGAGCAACCCGCATAAAGTTAACGTTTTGTGGTGAAAAAAATAAAAATCCAACGGTACCAAAGGCCATGGAAATAAAAACGATCCATAGGACTGAGTGCCACTTTTTCATCTCTTTTCTAAATGAACCAATCATACTATTTTCTCCAAGTATTAAGGTTTTGTAATAAAAAACTAGAATGGAGTCTATCGCAACTCAATATTTTTTCCAAATTTTTTTTAACATTTCACCAAAATGTCGTCCAGATAAAGCAAAAGAGAAAGGCAAACAAAATCGCTCGCCACGCAAACTTTCAACGAGGGACAATGTGGTAACATGGCAAGCCAACGAAAAACAACCCGGCCAAAATTCAAAACAATTCACTATTATCACGAACCTGCAGGTCATATTTATTAATATACCCCTCAATATCATCAACCATGGCGCTTATCCATAAATCACCCGATATAGATAGCCTGCTAATAATCGTATCATGATCACCTTTGCCAGATAGACCCTCCAGGAGATCATCTTCAAATTTATCCCAAAATATTCTTTGTCTTTTTGCATATTGCCATGTTTTTTCAAAAATTGTTTTACTAACCTCATCCAGATTTTCACACAATGTACCTTCGATGAAATCAAGAAGTTGCACATATCCTATAAGCTTTTTTCTCCGGACAAATGCTTCCCACTTTGTACCGCGAATCCCCTCGACCTCCTCAAGCCAACCATGACTAAGCATCTCATCGGTTCTTTGTTTAAGTCGACTTCGTAAATAATCTTTTTCACAACCGAGGTATACAATAAAAGCGTCACACAGGGGATTAAACTGAGGAACAAACTCAGACGGCAAACGACCTGTTTTGCGCCACAACTCTAGCGCCCGATTAATCCGATACACATCATTTGGATGAATCTTTGCTGCGCGACAGGGATCTATATCACGTAATAAATCCCAATTGCCAGATTCATGGACCTCAAGCTTGCAGGGATTTTTTGGACCAACAGAGCCATTTACCTCACCGACATGATGGTGTGGCTCAAAAAAGAGAGCCTTGATATAAAAAAGAGAGCCGCCAACAACAACCGGCACATTCCCGCGACCGTAAATGTCACGTATCAGTACCTTAACGCGATCGCGGTAGGCGGCAACATCAAGGTCTTCGGGTTCATCTAAAACATCAAACAAATGACTCCTAAAAGGCTGCTTTGCCAAATCAGGCTTAGCAGTCCCAACACTCAATGGCTTATAAAATTGGCCAACGTCAGCATTGATGACTTCTATATTATTTAGTCGCTGGGCAATCTTCTCCGATAGCGCTGTTTTTCCCGAACCGGTGGGTCCTGTTATTACAATGATGCGATTATTGAGCATGGCTTATGCGATTCATGGCTTACATATTAACTGATGAGGTATAATCGCCACCCTTGAGGGTTTGCTCCCCTTGGTAAGAAAATTGACGAAATGGGGCACGCAACAATCGAATGACTGCGTCGGAGTCTTTCTTATTCACCGTCTGAATCTCCTGACAAATAAGATCTTCAGCAAGCTGCAGTATGTTCTTTTCCCCAAAAGAAAGCTCCTTGTGTTGTGATATATTCATTAAGTCGCCGTAGATGTCTACTATTTCTAACAAATCACCACCCTGAATCCCATTCTGATACTCTTTGCTGCGCTTGTTCCAGCCACTTGGGGTAAAATCGATAGCGTCAATTTTCTTGTTTTTTGCCGTAGCTAAGTCCTTAAGCGCCTGAGAAACCACATCGGGGGAGCTCAGCCTTCGTATGCCAACATTGTTGGCATTATAGGTAGGAACCAAAATGGTCGTATCACTAAAGAGAAAAGAAAGTTTTAAAAATTGTATTTTGTTACCAGCAACTTCTTTTTCAACAATATCGCTGATCAAGGCAACGCCGTGGCCAGGATATACAACATGCTCATTAAGTTCAAACATTAAACCAATCCCTTTGCGTAAAATTACGAAGGGCACCCCCAGCATAATTCACGAGCATTCCTAAACCCCAAGGTTAGTAACTACTCCTACACTTTCACCTGATATATATGATACCCGAAAAAGTGCAGAGTGCCAACCCCCTCCAACCGCTCCGGCTAGCCCCTCTTTGGTGTCATTTGTAATCATGTTATTATGATACACTATTATAAGCAAAGATAATAATTTTCTTAAATTTATTGCGAAATGACCTTTCCCAATGGCGTAATCTTGATGTATAATGAACTGTTAGTGAGA
It encodes:
- the miaA gene encoding tRNA (adenosine(37)-N6)-dimethylallyltransferase MiaA encodes the protein MLNNRIIVITGPTGSGKTALSEKIAQRLNNIEVINADVGQFYKPLSVGTAKPDLAKQPFRSHLFDVLDEPEDLDVAAYRDRVKVLIRDIYGRGNVPVVVGGSLFYIKALFFEPHHHVGEVNGSVGPKNPCKLEVHESGNWDLLRDIDPCRAAKIHPNDVYRINRALELWRKTGRLPSEFVPQFNPLCDAFIVYLGCEKDYLRSRLKQRTDEMLSHGWLEEVEGIRGTKWEAFVRRKKLIGYVQLLDFIEGTLCENLDEVSKTIFEKTWQYAKRQRIFWDKFEDDLLEGLSGKGDHDTIISRLSISGDLWISAMVDDIEGYINKYDLQVRDNSELF
- a CDS encoding peptidylprolyl isomerase — encoded protein: MKKWHSVLWIVFISMAFGTVGFLFFSPQNVNFMRVARVNGRSIHLKEYYRSLAQLQERINTLKPYAKMYGLSEDMFIKSVLGVSNPAEFALNSAVKDQLLDSIAEDLAVRVDGEWFKQELVKSLPELVDQDSKFDVDAYERYLQRMSITPAAFEKEKEREFSRNLVQQLVYNMAYVPNNVVNDFLQADYGKKSFEIMVCPQSFFDKKAEEEKVSDQDLEAYFSKHTDKYRVPEKRSGRYWVLSIDEFKKQIEIDDLAVNRFYERNKSSLFRVAPQIQLRRILLALPEGHTSKQRDDLSYKAKNLQKLLIESPERFAELAKKHSDDKKTAANGGLTEYFSRNTYSQAMEALAFKLRDNEVSELIRTPEGFEIVQLVGRKKAYEKQLNDVREEIVDTLRAKKALASVKADLERLVHTYKQEPTALDEFIQKHGLKENKTSLLSQEDTQKTELEGSLAAKLFAGNKAIDAIGHFAHEEKFVLYQISDIQKSYVPKQSILQDQIKSDYLKSRSRDKMKSFAQDWKKALLNNQITLEDLAKKEGFAHVVTDKIIKNTTKVKGLENFGTLIQKMFVMSDPSQVVQHRHENTLYFGRLKEADDQLNKRAERDRSKLIEQEKYKTRTTLLGAFIASLQRNAKIEIDNKVLEAPYGRQATT